ACTCCTCCTCGACCTTCTGAAGGACGGCGACCTTCGCTCCGTCCTCGTCTTCACGCGCACGAAGCACCGCGCCAAGCGCCTGGCGGCCACGCTCGACAAGGCCAACCACTTCGTGGCCGAGCTGCAGGGCAACCTGTCGCAGAGGCGCAGGCAGGAGGCGCTCGACGGCTTCAAGCAGGGCAGGTACCACGTCCTGGTGGCCACCGACATCGCGGCGCGCGGCATCGACGTGGCGCGCGTCTCGCACGTGATCAACTACGACTTCCCAGACACGACGGAGGCCTACACGCACCGCATCGGCCGCACGGGCCGCGCCGAGCGCACGGGCGAGGCGCTCACGTTCGTGACGATCAGCGACCTCGACAACGTGCGTCAGCTCGAGCGCCGCCTGCGCATGCGCATCGAGCGGCGCCAGATGGAGGGCTACGCCGGACCGGCCGCGCAGCTCGAGGCCCTCGACGCCACCTCGGACCGTGGTGGCGCCGGCGCCTCGGGTGGGCAGGGCGCGCGNNNNNNNNNNNNNNNNNNNNNNNNNNNNNNNNNNNNNNNNNNNNNNNNNNNNNNNNNNNNNNNNNNNNNNNNNNNNNNNNNNNNNNNNNNNNNNNNNNNNCGGCGACCATCCGCGTGACGGCGGTCGGCGCGGGCAGCAGGGTGGGAGCGTCGGCGGCCGACCCGGACCCCAGGGCGACGCGCAGCCGGGATCCGCTTCCCGCCGCGGCGGGGGGCAGCGCGCCCGCCGGCCCGACGGCGGCGCCGGTCGCGACCGCTGACCTGAGGCGGCCCAGTTCAAGGGCGGTCGCCTAGAGGACCTAGGCCGGCGCCCGCAGACGCGAACCTCCCCTCCCGCGCAAGCTGGAGGGGAGGCTTCGCCATGTCGTCCAGGCTTACCCCGTCAGACAGGTGTGCGCCGCCCGGCCCGGCGCCGGCGCCCAGCGCCCACCAGGTGGCCGTGTTCGCGCACGTCGAGCGCGCCGCCTCTCACGCCGTGGTGATGGCCACGGCCGGCAGCGGCAAGACCACCACGCTCGTGGAGGTGGCGCGCCGCCTGCCGCCGGGCACGACGGCGTGCTTCCTCGCCTTCAACCGGGCAACGGCGGCCGAGCTGCGCCTGCGGCTCCCGGCCGGCACCGCCGCCACCACGATCCACGCGCTGGGTCGCGCCGCCATCGTCCGCGGCCTGCCCGGGGCCGCCCCGCTCCGGCTGGAGCCGGGCAAGTACGGGCGGCTGGCGTCCGGGCTGGCGGCGGGGGCGGGTGCCACCGCTGCGCGAGCGGCGGAACTGGCCCGCTACCTGGGCAGCCTCGCGCGCTTCGCGCGCCTCGAGCTGACCGACGCCTCCGACACGGTCGCGGTCGCCGAGCTGGCGCGGCGTTACGGCCTGGAGCGCCCGTTCGCGGCCGAGGAGGCCACGGGCGTCCACGCCATGCTGGCGCCGCTCCTGGCGCTGGGCACCGCCGCCGCCGCGGACGGTGCGGTCGATTTCACCGACATGGTGTACGTCCCGTTGACCCTCGACCTGCGGCTCGAGGCGTACGACTTCGTCTGCGTGGACGAGGCTCAGGACCTCAGCCGGCTGACCCTGGAGCTGGTGCTGAGGCTGGTCGCGGGCGGCGCGCGGGCGCTGTTCGTCGGCGACGAACGCCAGGCGATCTACGCCTTCGCGGGGGCCGACAGGCGCTCCCTCGCCCGGGTCGCCGAGGCCACGGTCGCCGCCCTGCTCCCGCTCTCCGTCTCGTTCCGTTGCCCCACTAGGCACGTCGCGCTGGCGCGGCGTTTCGCGCCGGAGATGAGCGCGGCGCCCGGCGCCACGGCCGGCTCGGTGCGGCTGCTGCCCGAACGCGCCCTGCCGCGCGTGGCGCGACCGGGCGACCTCGTCTTGTCGCGGACTAACGCGCCGCTGGTGGGCACGGCGCTGGCGCTCGCGCGGGGCGGCCTGCCCACGACGGTGCTGGGCGACGACCTGGCTGAGGAACTGCTCGAGCTGGCGGGGCGCGTGTTCCCCGTCACGACGCGCCTGCCGGAAGACGCGGCCCTGGCCGTCGAGCGCCACGGGGCCGCCGAGGCGGCCCGCCTCGAAGAGCAGCACCTGACGCACCCAGCCCTGCCGCGCCTGTTGGAACGCAGCGCGGACCTCCACAGCGCGCTGGCGCTGGTGCTCGGCGCGCTGCAGGACTCCCCGCCGGCCGGGCCGCCGGAGGGGGTGATCGAGCTTTGGCGCGGCGCGCGGCGCTCGCGTACTGAGCTGGAGGCGGCGGTGCGGCGCCTGTTCGAGCCCGGAAGCCAGGGCGAGGCCGTGGTCCTCAGCACCATCCACAAGGCCAAGGGGCGGGAGGCGGAGCGCGTCTTCCTCCTGCGGCCCGAGGAGCTGGCGGTCGGGTCGGCCGACGCCGAGACGGAGGCGGTCGAGGCCAACGTCCTGTTCGTCGCGTTGACGCGCGCCAGGCGCGAGCTGGTGCTGGTCGAGCGTCGCGGCGGCGCGCTGGCGGCGCGGCTGCGGGCGCGCGCCCGGCGGGTGACCGGCCCGGCGAGCGCGGCCGAGGCCGCGCTGGAGCGGCGTTGGGACGAGGTGCTCAGCCTGGCGGCAGTGATGGCCCGCGCCGACGGGCGCCGAGGGGTCTCGTGGTCGGTCGCTAACCGGCCGCGCGCCGCGGGGCGCGCACCTCGGTCGTCTTCCTGATGCGGAACATGGTGCTGCCGAACAGCCAGAACCCGCGCTTCTCGAGCGCCGTGAGTTCGAGGCCGGCGCGCTCCACCCAGGCTGGCACCTCGTAGGGCGCGAAGCGGTCCCGCGTGACCACCTCGAGGGTGGCGCCCACGGGCATGGCCGCGAGCCGCTCCTGCACCCGCAGCAACCCCAGCGCGCAGGGGGTGGCGCGGTTGTCGAGCCTCTCCACGGCGCCGCCGGCGGCCGGCGCCGCCACCATCAGCCCTCGCCCCCGCCCAGGTCGTCGAGGTTGCACACGCCCCGCACCGGGGAGCAGGCGCGGTAGAGGGGGCAGGTGATGAAGATGACGACGAGCGCCACTATCAGGAGCAGCTTGAGCGGCACGAGGAGGCCGATGCCGCTGAGCCAGAACGGGCTGGTGACGCCACCGTAGCGGAGCGCCATCCAGACGCCCGTGACGATGATGGTGGGCAGCGACGTGCGCACCACCCAGCGGAAGCGCTCGAGTTGCCTCGCGCCGGCCACCACCGCGTCGAGGTTGGCGTTCTTGCGCCCCGCCGGCACGGCCGCCCCCAGGTTGAAGAGCGCGCCGCCCAGCCACGCCGCGAACGCCCACAGGTGCACGGTCCTGACCGCCGCCACGCCGCTCAGCCCGCCGCTGTCGGCCCAACCCCAGAGGAGCAACGCCAGCGCGCCGACGAGGAAGGCGCCGAAGGCCGCCGCCCGGCTGCGGTGGGCTTGCGTGACAAGCGCCGCCAGAGCCAGGCTGGCGGCCGTGAGCGCCACGGCGGTCCAACCCGCGAGGTACGGCACGAACAGGGAGGCCGCCGCGCCGGCCACGAGCACCGGCACGAGGTAGCGACTCACGACCCGCACGCGCTCGAGGAGGTCGTCGTGCATGGTGGCCACCCGCGCCGCGTCGAGCCCGGACTCGTGCCGGCGGAGGTAGAAGAGGCGCCAGGCGAGCATGCCGGTGGGCAAGGCGACGCTCCAGAACTGGAGCCAGCGCCACGCGAGCGCGAGGCCATCGAGGCCGTGCAGCTTGCCGGTCAGGATGGTGCCAACGAGGGAAGCGACCGAAATCAGGAAGAAGGCCGCCTTCGGCAGGAAGGGGGTCTCGGTCTTGACCTCCACCGTGACGCGCTGGCCGAGGGCCGCTACCGGCAGCCGGTTGATGGTCGACGCGGCCGGGAGTGGACTACTGTGATCTACCATGACTGCCTCACTCTATTCCCGAGCGTAGCGCTCTGCTTTGACCCGGGTCAACCGAGGTCCGCCAGGACGGGCGTTATCATCGCGGGCATGGCAGCGCACGGAGAGTACAAGCACCCCGGGGGGAAGCTGGTGGTGGTCGACCTCGAGGTGGTGGCGGGCCGCCTGGCGAACGTCCAGGTGAGCGGCGACTTCTTCCTGGAGCCGGCCGAGGCGTTGGACGCAATCGTGGCGGCCCTCGACGGCGCGCCCAGCGACCTGCCCGAGGCCGAGCTCGCGAGGCGGGTGACGGCGGCGCTGCCCGAGGAAGCCGTGATGCTCGGCTTCGACGCGACCTCGGTGGCGGTGGCGGTGCGCCGCGCCGTAGACGACGGGCGCCCGCGGGAGCGGCTGTGAGCGCCGCCGACGCCCTCGCCAGGTTCTCGCCCCGCTGGAACGAGTTCGACTGGCAGCTCATCCGCACGGGTCCACAGGCGCCGGAACTCCACATGGCCCTAGACGAGGTGCTCACCTACGAGGTCGGGGCGGGCCGGCGCCGGCCGACGCTGCGGATCTGGGAGTGGTCCGGCAACGCCGTCATCCTCGGGCGCTTCCAGTCGGTGCGCAACGAGGTCGACCCCGTCGGCGCCGCGCGGCACGACATCGCCGTCATGCGCCGCATCACGGGCGGCGGCGCCATGTTCATCGAGCCGCAGAACGCGATCACGTACTCCATCTACGCCCCTGACAGCCTGGTGAAGGGCATGTCGTTCATCGACTCCTACGCGTTCATGGACGACTGGGTGCTGGAGGGCCTCCGCTCGCTTGGTGTCGAGGCCGAGTACGTGCCCATCAACGACATCTCGTCGAAGGCGGGCAAGATCGGCGGGGCCGCCCAGACGCGACGCGGGGGCGCCGTGCTGCACCACGTGACGATGGCGTACGACATGGACCCCGCGCGCATGCTCGAGGTGCTGCGCATAGGCCGCGAGAAGCTGTCCGACAAGGGGAGCGTGAGCGCCAACAAGCGCGTGGCGCCGCTCAGGCAGCAGACGCAGCTCCCGCGCGAGACGGTCATCGACGCCCTGGTCGCGACCTTCGAGAAGCGCTACGGGTTGACGCCGGGCCCGCTGAGCGCCGAAGAGCTCGCGGGCGCCGAACGGCTCGCCGCCGACAAGTTCCTCTCAAACGAGTGGCGTTACCTGCTCCCCTGAGCGCCGCCGCGTCCGATGATGCGGCAGGCGCCCAGGGCGGCGCCCGGAGGCGAGCTTGCTCAGCATCGACGGCCTGACGAAACGGTACGGCGCCGCGCGCGCCGTCGACGGGCTCGACCTGGAGGCGCGACCCGGCGAGGTGCTGGCGCTACTCGGCCCGAACGGGGCCGGTAAGACCACCACCATCCGCTGCGTGACGGGCCTGACGACCCCGACGTCCGGCCGCGTCGTCGTGGCGGGGCACGACACGCGGCAGGAACCCCTGGCGGCCAAGGCGGCGGTGGGTTACGTGCCGGACCGCGCCTGGTTCTACCCCAAGGTCACTGCGCTGGAACTACTCAGGTACGTGGCCGGCGTGAGGCGCCAGGCGGCTCCGGCGGCGCGCATCGGATCGCTGCTGGCGCGCTTCGGCCTCGCCGAGCACGGCGGCAACCTCATCGAGACCTATAGCCACGGCATGCGCCAGCGCCTCGCGTTCTGCGTCGCCCTGCTGGGCGAGCCGCGGCTGTTCATCGCCGACGAACCGATGGTGGGCCTCGACGTGCAGGGCAACCGCGACGTGAGGCGGCTGTTCCGGGAGCTGGCTGACGAGGGGCGCACGGCGATCCTCACCACCCACACCCTGCCCGTGGCCGAGGAGGTGGCCGACCGCATCGCCGTCATCGACCGGGGTCGGTTGGTGGCTCTCGGCACGCTGGCCGAGCTGCGGGCCCTCACCCGACACCCGGCCAACGCCTCGCTGGAGGACCTGTTCCTCGCGCTGACCGCGCCGGTAAGTACAGGCGCCGCGTGACCCTCGCGGGGCTGCGCACGCGCGGCGCGCTGCGGGCGCTCGCGGCGAGACCCGTGTGGTTGGTGGCGGCGCTGACCCTGTTAGGCGCCCTCGGGCTGGGCATCTTCCGCGGCACGCGCGCCGCCGTGGCCTGGCTCTACGCCTACCCGCTCGTCGGCAGCATCGCGCCCGCCGTCGTGCAGAGAAGCCTCGAGGGGCTCTTCCTCGTGCTCATGGCAGCGGTGCTCTTCTCCGTCCTGGTGGCGAGCATCGGCACCGTGTACGGCAGCGCCGACCTGGAGTTCCTGCTCGCACTGCCCACGAGCTCGGCGCGGGTGTTCGCCATGAAGGTGGTCGAACTGTTCGTCAACACGGCCGGCCTGCCGCTCGTCCTGACCGTGCCGGCACTGGCGGGCGTGGGGGCCGCGTTGTCGGCGCATCCCGGCTACTACCTCGTGGCGACCGTTGCCGCGGCCGCGCTCTACTCCCTGCCGGTCACGGTGGGCGCGCTGCTGGCGCTGGCTCTCGTGAGGTTCGCGCCCGCCGGGCGGGTGCGGGAGGTGGCGACGGCGGTGAGCATCGGCGCCGCCGCCCTCGCCCTCCTCGGCTTGCGGGCCCTGCGACCTGAGCGCCTGGCGCGCCTCGACCTGCAGGACGCCGACGCCTTCGAGTCCTTCCTCGCCGCCTTCGCGCGGCTCGACGTTGGCTGGCTGCCGCCCGCCTGGGCGACCAAGGCGAGCTGGGCGGCCATCGGGGGCGAACCGAGCGCGGCGGCAGCGGCCCTGGCCGGCGCGGCGGTAGCCGGCCTCCTCCTGACGGCCGGCGCGGCGCGGTTGGCTTTCGTGCGCGGCTGGGTCCGCAGCGTCGACTCGCCGCCCGCGCCGCGCCGCCGCCCCGCGCGACCGGCACCCGCCTGGGAGCGGGCGTTGACGCGTGCGCTCGGCGCGACCGGCGCCATCCTCGCCAAGGACGCGCGCGTCTTCGTGCGCGACGTCCAGCAGTGGAGCCAGGCCGTGGTCCTCTTGGCGCTGGCGGGCGTCTACCTGCTCAGCCTCGCCGCCATCCCCGTGCCCACGCAACAGTTCAGGGACGTGGTGGGAGCCTTCAACATCGCCTTCGTGAGCTTCATCGTGGCGGGCGTGGCGTTGCGCGTCGCCTACCCCAGCGTCGCGTACGAGGCCGGGAGCTACTGGTTGGTGCAGGTGCAGCCGCTGCGCGCGACCCAGCTAGTGGCCGCCAAGTTCCTGCTCGTCCTGCCGGTCATGCTGGGGTTCGCGCTCACGTTGGGCCTCGCCGCCGGTCGCCTCCTCGACCTCAGCCCCGCGTTGGCGTTCGGGGCGCCCGTCACCGCCGCCCTCAGCGCCCTGGCGCTGACCGGCCTCGCCGTCGGCATGGGCGCCGCCAACCCGCGGTTCGAGTACACGAACGCGAACGAGCTCGCCCTCACGCCCGGCGCCATGGCGTTCATGGCCATCGCGCTCGCCTACGCGGCGCTGACCACCCTCCTGCTGGCCAGGCCCGCGTGGCTCGCAGTCGGCGCCCGCGCCGGCGGCTACTGGACCTCGCCGGAGGGGCTGGCCGTCCTCGGCNNNNNNNNNNNNNNNNNNNNNNNNNNNNNNNNNNNNNNNNNNNNNNNNNNNNNNNNNNNNNNNNNNNNNNNNNNNNNNNNNNNNNNNNNNNNNNNNNNNNAAGGCGTGCGCGCCCCAGAGCGCCAACGCCACCAGGGAGGCGAGCTCGAGGAGGAACCGGACACCGAGAGCTGACATGAGCATCCCCCAGTATGTGGCGAACGTCCGGTCGCGGCAGTGCCGGCGACCGGACGTTCGGGATCAGCCCGTCATGCGCCCTTGGGACGGGCGCCCAGCGCAGGTCACTGCGACTCGTACGCGCCGATGTCGCAGGCGGCGCCCGCCGGCCGGGGCTCGCCCCGCTGGTCGCGCGTGAGCGGCTCCCCCTTGTCGTCGCGGCAGGCGAACGCGGGCACCGTGTCCAGGGCGGGGCTGCCCGTCGAGAGGGCCATCGTGCGGGTCGGGCCGCCGTTGTCGACCAGCGGCCCGAGCAGCGGGTCCTCGCCTATGACGTTGTTGGCCCCGAAGATGCCGGAGTCGGCCGGGTCCTGCACCAGGTTGTAGCCCAGCGAGTCGAGCGTCCCGGTCGCATCCCTGTGGAGGTCGGGTCCGGCACCCTCCGAGCTGTTGCCGGCCAGAACGGTCGCCAGCAGGTCGAGCGACCCACCGTAGCTGATGCCACCCCCGAAGACGCTGCCACCGACGCCCGGCATGCTGCGCGCCTCGTTGCCGGCGAAGGTGGAGAACGCCACGGTGGCGATGGAGGCGGCGTTGCTGGACACCAGCAGGCCGGCGGCACGCTGCGAGACGTTCTTCGTGAAGGTGCTGTTGAGCACGACCAGCGCGCCGTTGGAGAACACCCCGCCGCCGTTGGAGGGAGCCTCGTTGCCCACGAACGTGCTGCCCACGACGCGCAGGTCGCCTGTGTACGAGCTGTAGATCCCGCCGCCGGCGCTAGCCGCGGAGTTGTTCGCGAACTCGCTGTCGACGATCACCACCCGGCCGTCGTTAACGAGGCCGCCGCCGGTGCCGGTCGTCGCGCGGTTGTCGTCGACCCGCGTACCGACGAGGTTGAGCGTCGCGCCTGCCACGTTCACCAAGCCGCCGCCCGTGCCGGCCTCGTTGGCGCCGATCGTCGAGCCGGTGATGTCCACCCTGCCCGAGTACGTGTCGGCGCCGATCGTCACGGCTCCGTTGTAGACGCCGCCGGCCCGCGTCGCCGAGTTGCCCTCGATGACGCTGTCGGTGATGGTCACGGTGCCGCCCCGGTTGTAGATGCCGCCACCCGGGGTGCCCGCGGCGTCGTTGCCGGTCACGCGCGAAGCGACGAGCGTGAGCGTCCCGCCGGCGAGGTTGTAGATCCCGCCACCCTCCGGCCCGACGCTGTCCGCCACGACCGAGTTGGTGATGGTGAGGCTCCCCTGGTTGTGCACCGCGCCGCCGGGCGAGGCGCTGACGCCGCCGCGGAGGATGAGGTCACTGAGCTCGAACCGGGTGCTCGGCTTGAGGGCGATGATGCCGCCGCCGCCCGGGTTGCCCCTGAGGGTCACGTACGGTTCCCCGGTGGCGTCCACGGGGCCGTCGAGGTGCCACCCGGGCTGCACCGTCAACCCGCCGGCAGGCATCAGTATCTCGCTCGGGCCGGCGAACGCCACCGGATCGAACGTCACGTGGACGAGGTCGGCGCCGTCCCAGTCAGGCAGCTTGTCGTGGAGGTAGAGGAGACTCCCCTCCTCGCTCGGGTCGGGCGAGTCCGTCATCACGACGGCGTTGACGGTGACCTCGAGCACCGCCTCGGCCGAGAGGTCCGGGGCGTCGGCGCGCATCGTCAGCTCCAGGGGGTCACCGAGGGTGGCGAGCTCGGTGGTGGGGTCACTCGTGACGGTCAGGCTGCGCTCAGTAACCCCGGCCGGGAACGACAGGCTGGTGTCGCTGAGGCTCACCCCGGTGGGGAGGCCGGTCGCGTCTATCGCGACCGTGACGTCGTCCGCCATGCCGCCGCCCCGCTCGAGCTTCACCGTGACGGTCCGACCGGGTGAGTAGGCGAAGGGCACGTCCGCGGCGGCGTCGTGCAGCGTCAGGGAGGGCGTGGGAGGGTGCGGGGTCGGCGTCGTGCCGCCGCACGCCGCCACCAGGACGCCGATCAGGGCCAGCGCCGCAACGGCCATGAGCCGCGGGTGCGGTTGACGACGCGGGTGGGGAGTGGGTCTGGTCGAGCTGTTCATGCTACCTCCTGACTAGGTGGGTGGGGGTGGCGGCCACCGGCGCGCCACGCCTCTCTCGCCGGACCCGGGCACCCTCGCACGCTGCGCGTCAACGCGGCGTGAAAACCTCGTGCACCACGCGAATGCTCCCGTCTCGCCCCGGGAGGGCGGCGCCGTGTGTCGGTCGGCACGCCATCGGCAGCGGTCGTCGCCGGCCCGTCCTCATCCGGCGCGGCGCGCCAAGTACTACCGTCGTCCGGAAGGGGTGGAGACATGAGACGCGACTCGACGACCGAAGTGGTTCCCGCCGTCCCCGAGCGCTGGGCCGACCTGGTGCAGGTCTTCGGCGAGCGCGGCGACCCCTCCTGGTGTTGGTGTCAGTACCACTGCACCACGGGGGGCGGCTTCAGGGAGTCGGCCGCCGCCAACCGCGAGGCCCTCCACGTTCAGGTGCAGGCGAGCCCGCCGCCCGGCCTGATCGCGTACCGGGCCGGCGACCCGGCGGGTTGGGTGCGGCTCGGTCCGATCGACGCCTTCCCCCGCGTGCTCGAGAACCGTCTGCGGCGCGAGGCGGTGGGTGGCGACCCGGCCGGCCTGTGGGCAGTGACCTGCTTCGTCGTGAGGCCCGCGCACCGGCGCGCCGGGGTCGCCACCGCCCTATTGGCGGGCGCCATCGAGTTCGCCCGCGAGCACGGCGCCCGCACGCTCGAGGCGCACCCGGTCGACACGGGCGGCGAGCGCGCCCCGAGCGCCGACCTCTTCCGCGGCGTGCTCTCCACCTTCCTGGCCGCGGGCTTCAGCGAGGTGGCCCGCACGGGCCCGCAGCGACCGCTCGTCAGGTTGGCCCTGTAGGGCGTGAACGCCGCTTCGACCAGCCCGCTAGAGCTCGCCGCTGCCCGCTACGGCAAGACCGCGACCGACCTCACCCCCCTCGGCGCCTTCGAGAGCGACGTCTACGCCTTCGCGGCCGACGGCGGGGAGGCGATCCTGAAGGTCATCTCGCCCTCGCACCGGACGCCGGCGGCGGTGCAGGCGGAGGTGGATTGGCTGCTGGCGCTGGTGGCCGAGGGGGTGCCGGTGGCGGCGCCACTACGGTCAAGCGCCGGCCGCCACGTCGAGTTGGTGCCGGGCGCCGACGGCCCCACGGTGCTGGTGGCGTTCCGGCGGGCGCCGGGCGCCCTCAGCCGGCCGGGCGACTGGACCCCGCTGCGCCTCGAGTCGTGGGGCGCGCTGCTCGGTCGGCTGCAGGCACATAGCCGAGGTTGGCGCCCGCCTGGCCCGTGCCGCGGCACGCTCTTGGAGCAGACGTACCTGGCGCGCGCCGCCGAGATCTGCGGCGCCGACGAGGAGCTCGCCGCCGCCGCCACGGCGCTGCTGGAACGGGCGCGCCCGTGGCTCGACGGCAGCGGCGACGCGGGCCTCGTGCACGCCGACCTCCACCACGGCAACGTGCTCCTCCACGGCGAGGAGTGGACCGCCATCGATTTCGACGACTGCGCCTACGGGTCGTACGCCTTCGACCTCGCCATGCCCCTCTACTACGCCGTCCGGGCGGAGGCCGCCAGGGAGGCCGACGCGGTCGCCGCCGAGTTCCTCCCGCCCCTCCTGACGGGCCTGCGCCGCCACGCGCCGCTGCCCGCGGGCGGCGCCGAGGCGCTGGCGGTCTGCCTCGAGGCGCGCCAGGCCGAGCTGTACCTGGCCATCAAGCACAAGCTGCCGCCAGAGCGGTGGAACGAGTCGACGCGCCGCNNNNNNNNNNNNNNNNNNNNNNNNNNNNNNNNNNNNNNNNNNNNNNNNNNNNNNNNNNNNNNNNNNNNNNNNNNNNNNNNNNNNNNNNNNNNNNNNNNNNCCTGGCCATCAAGCACAAGCTGCCGCCAGAGCGGTGGAACGAGTCGACGCGCCGCATGGTCGACGACCTGCGCCGGCGCGTGCTCGCTGGCGGTCCGGTCGTGAGCCTCGGCACCTTGGCTGCCTGCCTGGCCGGGTAGGGCGAGCGGGGTGCGGGGTGGACACGGATGCGGAGCGTAGGGTGATAGAGTACCCCACCCCCGGGGGGAGGGGGTAAGAGGAGGCCGACGGTGCACTCCGCGACCCACCACGAACCGCGAACCGAGCCCCACCGCCATGGCGCCGAGGATGAGGGCGGGCCGCACGCCCACCACTCGCCGGCCATGTTCCGCGACCGCTTCTGGCTCACGCTGGTACTGACGCTACCCATCCTCTACTTCAGCGAGCCGGTGCAGGGCTGGTTCGGTTACCGCGCGCCCAGCCTCCCGGGCGCCGCCTGGGTGAACCCCACGCTCGGCACGATCATCTACCTGTACGGTGGCCTGGTCTTCCTGCGCGGGGCCCGCCACGAGCTCGCCGGCCGGCGCCCTGGGATGATGACGCTCATCAGCCTGGCCATCAGCGTTGCCTACATCTACAGCATGGCCGTGGCGTTCGGACTCCCTGGCATGCCCTTCTTCTGGGAGCTCGCCACCCTGCTGGTGATCATGCTCCTAGGTCACTGGCTGGAACTGGCCGCGGTGCAGAACGCCTCCAGCGCGCTCGACCACCTGGCGTCGCTACTCCCACGGACCGCGCACCGCCTCGCGGACAGCGCGGTGCAGGACGTGCCCGTCGCCGAGTTGCGCCGCGGCGACGACATCCTCGTCCGCCCCGGCGAGCAGGTGCCCGCCGACGGGCGCGTCACAGAGGGCCGCAGCAGCGTCAACGAGGCGTTCCTCACGGGCGAAGCGCGCCCCGTGCCCAAGGCCGAGGGGGACGAGGTCGTGGCCGGCTCGGTCAACGGCGAGGGCGCCCTGACGGTGAACGTGACGCGCACGGGCGGCGACACCACCCTCTCGCAGGTCCAGCGCCTGGTGCAGGAGGCGCGCACGGCGCGCAGCCGCTACCAGGGCCTCGCCGACCGCGCGGCCGGCTGGCTCTTCTACGTCGCCGTCGGCGCCGGACTGGTCACGTTCGTCGCGTGGCTCGCCGCCTCCGGCGACCTGGAACAGGCCATCGGCCGCACCGTGACGGTGCTCGTCATCGCCTGCCCGCACGCGTTGGGGCTGGCCATCCCGTTGGTGACGGTCAACGCCACCGCCGTGAGCGCCGCCAACGCCATCCTCGTCCGCAACCGGGAGGCGTTCGAGAGGGCGCACGACGTCAGCGTCGTCGCCTTCGACAAGACCGGCACGCTGACGGAGGCGGCCTTCGAGGTCGGCGGCGTGGTGGCGGTAGCGGGTCTCCCCGAGCCTCGCGCCCTCGCCATCATGGCCGCGCTCGAGACGCGCAGCGAACACCCTCTGGCCAGGGCCATCGCGGCCGCGGCCGCGGCGCGCGGGCTCACCCTGCCGGCGGTCGACGACTTCGAGGTGGCGCCCGGCCGCGGCGTGACGGGGACCGTCGAGGGCGTGAGGTACAGCGTCGGTAGCCCCGACTGGCTTGGCGAGCGGGAGCTGGTCACGGCCCCCGCTCTCGAGAACGCCATCGAACGGGCCGAGGCTAGTGGTGAGAGCGCCATCTGCCTCGCGGGCCCGGACCGCGTGCTCGCCGTGGTGAGCCTCGCGGACCGCATCAGGGACGGCGCCCGCGCCGCCATCGCGGCCCTGACGGCCGCCGGGATCGAACCCGTCATGATCACCGGCGACGCCGAGGCCGTCGCCAGTTCGGTGGCGCGGGAGCTGGGGATAGCGCGCTACCA
Above is a genomic segment from Trueperaceae bacterium containing:
- a CDS encoding copper-translocating P-type ATPase, whose translation is MFRDRFWLTLVLTLPILYFSEPVQGWFGYRAPSLPGAAWVNPTLGTIIYLYGGLVFLRGARHELAGRRPGMMTLISLAISVAYIYSMAVAFGLPGMPFFWELATLLVIMLLGHWLELAAVQNASSALDHLASLLPRTAHRLADSAVQDVPVAELRRGDDILVRPGEQVPADGRVTEGRSSVNEAFLTGEARPVPKAEGDEVVAGSVNGEGALTVNVTRTGGDTTLSQVQRLVQEARTARSRYQGLADRAAGWLFYVAVGAGLVTFVAWLAASGDLEQAIGRTVTVLVIACPHALGLAIPLVTVNATAVSAANAILVRNREAFERAHDVSVVAFDKTGTLTEAAFEVGGVVAVAGLPEPRALAIMAALETRSEHPLARAIAAAAAARGLTLPAVDDFEVAPGRGVTGTVEGVRYSVGSPDWLGERELVTAPALENAIERAEASGESAICLAGPDRVLAVVSLADRIRDGARAAIAALTAAGIEPVMITGDAEAVASSVARELGIARYHARVLPADKAARVRELKATGRTAFVGDGINDAPALLAADLGVAIGAGTDVAIESADLVLVADDPRSVITALRLSRATYRKMVQNLGWAVGYNAVAIPLAAGALASLGVLLSPAAGAVLMSVSTIVVAVNAMTLRWLRPTA